The following are from one region of the Flavimobilis soli genome:
- the purE gene encoding 5-(carboxyamino)imidazole ribonucleotide mutase produces the protein MSAAPVVGIVMGSDSDWPVMRAAADALAELDIPVEVDVVSAHRMPTEMIDYGRDASARGLRVIIAGAGGAAHLPGMLAAVTELPVVGVPVPLKYLDGMDSLLSIVQMPAGVPVATVSIGGARNAGLLAARILAAGEGKDAEVLRARLRGFQEELRDVAQEKGQRLREAYAAEVSEQE, from the coding sequence ATGAGCGCAGCACCGGTCGTCGGCATCGTCATGGGCTCGGACTCGGACTGGCCGGTCATGCGCGCCGCCGCCGACGCGCTCGCCGAGCTCGACATCCCCGTCGAGGTCGACGTCGTCTCCGCGCACCGCATGCCGACCGAGATGATCGACTACGGCCGCGACGCGTCCGCGCGCGGGCTGCGCGTCATCATCGCGGGCGCTGGTGGCGCGGCCCACCTGCCGGGCATGCTCGCCGCCGTGACCGAGCTCCCGGTCGTCGGCGTCCCCGTGCCGCTCAAGTACCTCGACGGGATGGACTCGCTCCTGTCGATCGTCCAGATGCCTGCGGGCGTGCCGGTCGCGACCGTGTCGATCGGGGGAGCGCGCAACGCGGGCCTGCTCGCGGCGCGCATCCTCGCCGCGGGCGAGGGCAAGGACGCGGAAGTGCTCCGCGCGCGGCTGCGTGGCTTCCAGGAGGAGCTGCGCGACGTCGCCCAGGAGAAGGGGCAGCGCCTGCGCGAGGCCTACGCCGCGGAGGTCAGCGAGCAGGAGTGA